The DNA window AGGCGATATTGTTCATTTAAGCTGTAAAAAGTACAGGACCCAGAATCGACACCAGCGGGACACCTTTGGTAATATCCAGGAAACCTGATTTAACACCATCGATAGATACACAATGAGGTCTATCTGTCAAGTCATTTTTAAACCATTTACATGCAGCCTGGTCTAGGCCAATTTTAGGACTGCCTTTTGAATTTGCAGTGTGTgatcaacagtatcaaaagcctttgTGCTGCCCTCTTCATTGACTTGTCAATGTTGCTTTTTATCCATACAGTTAACCACATTTATAACTAGGGATGCAGACTGATTTACATTTCAAGATAGGAAAGATCTTAGCTGAGAATTAATCAAGGATTCAAATATTTTCGCTCAGCAAGAACATTTTAGGAGCAGAGTGATTTAATAATCATTTAGGTCACCACCTTTTGTGAAGGGGGAGAACATGGGCCgccttccaaaccttggggatagtaccagatataatcgTCAGGTTGAAAATATGGGTTAATGATTCAGCAATCGGGGTGGTTTTTAATCATCAATCTTAAGCAAGGCATCTAGCACATAgtataccgaacaaaaatataaatgcaacatgtaaagtgttggtcccatgtttcagtagctgaaataaaagatcccagaaatgttacatacgcacaaaaagcttatctcTCATtctgtgcacacatttgtttatatccctgttagtgaggatttctcctttgccaaaataatccatccaccagacaggtgtggcatatcaagaagctgattgaacagcatgataattacacacgTGCATCTTGTGCTGGAACAAAAGGCCActctctaaaatgtgtagttttgtcacaacacaatgccacagatgtctgcaggaatgtccaccagagttgttgccagagaattgaatgctagtgttaataataaactggtcttgAACATCTCTACTAAGAGCATTGTTTTTGGTACAAGTTATTCCATAAGTTCTAGAACttagctgaatctggtaatgaatggtgttgaggagactaaattacttggcgttaccttagataGTTTACAATCattgtcaaaacatatagattcaatggttgtaaagatggggaaaggctctgcttttttgacaccacactccacaaagcaagtcctgcaggctttTTTTGTATCTTAATTATTGTCCAGTTAAGTGGTGCGAAGAAAGActtagttaagctgcagctggcccagaacagagccacacgtcttgctcttcattgtaatcagagagCTAATATttatactatgcatgccagtctctcttgggtaagagttgaggaaagacggCGTTACTTCTcgttttataagaaacattaatgtgctggaaattccaaatagtttgcatagtcaacttacacacagcactgacataCACACCCCACCAGATGTGCCACCAGGGGACTTTTCAcagtccagaacaaattcaaggaaacatGCAGtaagtattatacagagccattaATGCATGAAACTCCCATCTTATATAGTGCAAGGGAACAGCAAACCTtgtttcaaaaaacaaataaagcaactcCTCACGGCACAATGCCTTTCCCCCGTGTAATCTACTTGTGTCTATGTACTGACaagtatgtgtaactgatagatgcacacacactacACGTTAATGTTTTTTcaatgtatgtaaattgtaaagtctttttgtctgtaatgtttttttgttgttgtcggaCCCAAGTAAGACTGTTGCCATTGgagtcggctaatggggatcctaaatgtatcaaataaaacatttttcatttctctaccataagccgcctccagtGTTGTTTTAAGAGAATTTGGAAGTAcgtctaaccggcctcacaaccgcagaccatatgtatggcgtcgtgtgggcgaacGGTTTGGTGAAGGTAGTGCTCCAtgttggggttatggtatgggcaggcattagCTACGGACAATGAATACAACTCCATTTTTAAATACGGCATTTTGAATGCAAATAAAATACAGTGATGTGATTGTGAGGCCCCTTTTTTTATGCACaaattaaataattaaattaaACTTGTATTTCATAATTTGAAACTGAATTGAGCATTGCATTGTTTTCAAATTCAATTTAATTGAAAATTCAAattcaatatttatatattcagtTTCAACATggtatatatttacatttttttcatCTGTGTATCAAGTTTACAAAACTATAATTTCAAATTGACCAAAGTTTCATATATTCAACTTCTCAGATTTTAGGTTTTCAAGTTAAGTTCTCTAAATTCAGAACCAGAGACATCTTGAATcctgtttgtttttttgtccTGTTTGTTTGAGTAGGTTGAGACATGCTCTTAGCCCAGATAAACCGTGACTCCCAGGCGATGGCAGAGTTCCAGGATGCAGACGGCCAGCAGGTGACCCTCTGTCTGGCCGAGGCAGTGACCGTGGCAGGTGAGCTCTGTCGGGGTCCTAACCCAACACGGGAGGTCAAAGGGTCAAACCAACTACTAATGGGAAGTGGTCAGAGAACATAATTAGATGTATGTATCACAGTTCAAAGTAAAATACTACAGCAAGCTTGGTACTTTGTTTATATCCCAAGACTGGGTTAGGAAAATAGCTTTCATATTCCCACAGTATAACTACTATGTGTATCAACACTGTCATTCCACTATATCAACATATGTAGATGGGTTTTAGAACTCAACGTGGGACCTAATTAAAAGTAACATACTGCCTAATAGAAAAAGTGCACCACAACAATTATTATCGTGTCTCGACCAGCTCTTAGTTGAGTACGTTAATACTGACTGTTATGATCCTATATAGACGGCGATCATATGGACACAGTGAGTCTACAGGCGGTAACCCTTGCCGACGGCTCCACAGCATACATACAGCATGACCACAAAGGTAAGCGTGCATCACTCTCTCATATCATTATCAGTGAGGTGAGAGAAAAGCAAAAATGTCCACATTTGCCTCAGGTCTTCTCTATGTACAAATGCAAGGTCTTATCCTCTATGGTAAAGATAAGGGAAGGGAGTAAGCTAATCCTAGATCTGTGCTTAGTAGGGGCTTCTGAGACAAGTATGTTGTGGCTCAGTGACAGCTCTGATTAGAGTTCAGTCTAATTGAGAGGAGTAGTTTCCTTTTCAGATGGACAGCTAATGGACGGACAGGTCATCCAACTGGAGGATGGGTCTACTGCATACGTCCAGCATATGTCCATGCCAAAATCAGGTGAAGGAAATGAACCAGACTCTTACATGTACTTTTACCtccattgttgggaagggcccgtgagtaaccatttcactgttagtctacacctgttgtttacgatgCATGTGAAAATAAACATTTGATTTTTGACCTGAGCTTCTCTGGCATAACCTGGATAACATCTGTGTTTCGTTGACAGATGTTTGTGTATAATGCATTTTTAGTGACTACCATGTGTATTGCATGTTTATGTTGTAGGAGGAGACAGTTTGCAACTTGAAGATGGACAGGCTGTCCAGCTAGAAGATGGAACAACAGCCTACATTCATGCACCCAAAGGTAAATGTTGTTGTTCATCAAGGATGTAGGCCAGattctgtctggtctctctttaTTTCTTCTCTTGGATTGGCATTAGGTTTAGGTATAATTATTTATCATTAGCAATAGGATAGAAGTGACACCTTTCTCTTTGTTAGGCCATGTGATATTTTTTGCCTCAAATTCAATCTCGGCTGTACAAGAATACCTAGGGGAGTAGTGACTAGGGGCCACATTGGTCACGTTTAACCTTTCTCCTGATACCTCCTCAGAGACATATGAACAGAGTAGTTTGCAGGCGGTGCAGCTGGAGGACGGCAGCACGGCATACATCCAGCACACGGTGCACATGCCCCAGTCCAACACCATCCTGGCCATTCAGGCCGATGGCACCATCTCCGACCTGCAGACAGACGGGGGCATAGACCCGGAGACCATCAGTGTGCTGGAGCAGTACACCACCAAGGTAGTGTGATATCTAAACCCAGAGCCATAGAGGGAAGTATAGATTTATTCATATAGACATGGATACTAAACATGTCACCTCTGCTTTGCTCTGCAACATGGTCATGAAAAGACTGGTTGACAAAGTATTTGGTTCCTTCCCTTATTTCTGCACACATTAAAGCTGGGTGGGAGTAGAGAATGTACCATGTTACTATAGGGCAGGGGTACCCAACTCTTACCTACGAGGTCCAGAGTCTAATGGTTTTCTGTTTCTACCTTgcaattaattgcacacacctgttgtcccaggtctaagTCAGTCCCtttattagaggggaacaatgaaagtATGCAGTGGAACTGGATTTGAGGTCCAGAGTAGAGTTTGAGGACTCAAGGTTATGGGCTGCAGTATTGCTGTGAAGAGAGTCTCATTCAGAAGCACTATATAATGATGCATTTAATTTGCTTGTTTGCCAGGTGGAGAATTTAGAGAGTGGGCTGTTTGGCCGAGAGGAGACTGATAATGGCATCCACATGCAGGTACTGTCACTCAGCTGGATAATGTTCATTAGAGCATGTTTTTTCAACCCTCGCACCCAGATGTTTCACATGTTTTGTTTTAACCCTAAACTGGCACGCAACAAAGAACTTttgaaaacattttgcaatggaaaacaaaAAGGTATGTATCTTACTCCACAAGTCCAGGTAGATCCTCTGTGTTTTAGTACGGTCTCTTCCTGTTTGGTGGCTAATGAACAAAAGACCCTGGTTTGTCATGAGGACCTaatgtctcctcttctcttcagATTGTTCTCCAGGGTCAAGAGGGTAGGACAGGAAGAGTTTCACACGTAGGGGAGAAGTCCTTCCACTGTGACCACGAGGACTGTGGGAAACTCTTTACTACTGCTCACCATCTAAAGGCAAGGCCTTGTGTTTGACTCAATACCATTCTCCTCTCTATGTCAAATATTTTCTCTAATGAGTTTTGTTCTTCTTCTAATAAAAGCTagagtattttgtgtgtgtgtgtagtttgttTTTACTGTTGCTGTAATATAGCTTTGTTTGTGTTTCCCCACAGGTACACGAGAGATGCCACACTGGAGATAAGCCATATATCTGTGACCACATTGGCTGTGGGAAGAAGTTTGCTACAGGTAGCAAGCTACTGTGAGGGCTTTAACTCTTCTCATGGGTTATACAACCTTGCTGATTTCTTCTTTGTGTTTAAATTGTCTCCAGACTAAAGTTGTTTGGCACCTTGTTTTGTCCTCTTCAGGGTATGGGCTGAAGAGTCACTCGCGTACACACACTGGGGAAAAGCCTTACCGCTGCCAGGAGATCAACTGCCAAAAGTCTTTCAAAACATCCGGAGACCTACAGaagcacacacggacacacacaggtacaatacactggtacaataCACTCCCGGTAGAAATGCACTGGTACAATACACTCCCGGTAGAAATGCACTGGTACAATACACTCCCGGTAGAAATGCACTGGTACAATACACTCCCGGTAGAAATGCACTGGTACAAGGAAGAGGATGGGTTCCACTTATTCTTCCACCCATTGAGTTTTCTTTGTCACTGTCTCCTCTGCCTTGTGTTGGGGTCAGGTTGCTATTTTCAATATAGGCCATTGATAGATCTCAGGTTTCTCACTCTCAAACCCCCATTATGTCTAATGTACATTCTGAGACGTAGTCTTACTCTCGTTTGTCCTGCCTTGTGTTGTTTTTCAGGAGAGAAGCCATTCAAATGTCCTGTTGAGGGCTGCGGACGGTCGTTCACCACCTCCAACATCCGCAAGGTTCACATCCGCACGCACACCGGAGAGCGGCCGTACTACTGCGCTGAACCCAGCTGCGGGCGATCCTTCGCCAGTGCCACCAACTACAAGAACCACATGAGGATTCATACAGGCATGTACCAAAATACTAGGCTTCTTTGTTACATGTTATTTACATGGCCATATAGGAAGGAGCTGTCTGATGGAGACTTTTTGGACCAAAATGTCATGTTCTTTTTTTTGAAGCAATCACAATATACCTTGACTGAGTTGTTTTTTTGCCCAATGATCACAATGTGTTGTACCTGTCCATGTGtccaggagagaaaccttacgtGTGCACCCTGCCAGGGTGTGATAAGCGATTCACAGAGTACTCCAGCCTGTACAAGCACCATGTGGTCCACACGCACTGCAAGCCCTACAACTGCAACTACTGTGGGAAGACTTACAAACAGATCTCCACCCTGGCTATGCACAAGCGCACAGCGCACAATGACACGGAGCCCATCGAAGAGGAGCACCAGGCCTACTTTGAGCAACCCACAGgtcagtgtttgtgtgtacgcCTGTGCACATAATGAGAGGGAAAAGTAACTGTACTCTGTACTCAGCTGTGACATATAGTAGACAGAATAGCAGTTTACCTCTTTCTAAAGAAATGGCGAATGATGAAATCATTGATTTCTTAAATTATGTTGAATGCTGACAAATTGCAATGATTGCTTGGATACGGAGATGACTTTCATTGGCCCTCATTCAATCTCAGACGACCTGTCATCAACACGTTAAACCTGACCCTATTAATTTATTCTGTGGTTTTCTAAGCTTGACCCTGTTTTCCCTGTCTGATTCAGATGCCATTGATGATCCCGAGGTCACCTACACATCTGTCGTGGAGGTGGACGACTCCTTGTTGGGACAGGTGTCTGTGGGGACCCCAGAGGTTCTAGGGCAACAGCACCAAGTGTCTCTAGTCACTCAGGATGGAACAACACAGCAGGTAAGCATCCATGTCACacatcagtgtttcccctactattggctcactttctctcccttgcATATGGATGGATTTTATATTATTCATTGCTTTTCATGTCTTTTCGCTGGAACGAATGATCTTTAAACTTAAATAATGCATTGCTGGGTACGTAACAGGAACTGTTTTTCATGAACTCTTTTATAGAGGAAATGAAGAAACACCATTCGTACATGTGTGTTGATGAGTGCATGTTGTGACGGTTGGAGTAGTAGGAAACGAGCTGATGTTGTTATACTTCAGGTCAGTATCTCCGAGGCGGATTTGCAAGCGATGGGCGGTACAATTACCATGGTAACACAAGAAggtaccaccatcaccatcccaGCCCATGAGCTGATGTCACAAGGGCATTCTGTCACCATGGTGACAGAGGATGGCACAGAGGGACAGGTATCTATCAATTATTAAAGAATGTTTAGTTATAATTATTTTTATGTAAAGTTgggtgttatttaaaaaaaatgatattCTGGGTTGCTGCCCATCTGCACTACTGCCAATGTCCATTCTATGTACTAGGAAAAGACAGAAATATATGTACCTACGATTTTTTTTCTGGGTAGATGTTGGTAAACCAAGTATACCTTCAGCAAAAAGAAAATAAAGATTCTACACACTCCCAATACATGTgggatttatttaaaaaaaaatatatatatatattattttcaaAACATGAGTGAccaacaacaaaacatactacAGCATAATTACATGTAATCTacaatatttataataataaacGCACAAAATACAGGATTTATTTTGACTTAGGGACAAAATGTTTCGAGGCCTAATCAATCTCACTTCGGAGCAAAGTCTTTGTGTCCTTGATTTTTGCGTTCTATATTTTATACTCTGTATTCTCTTTTTCAAATGGTGTTTCTGTCCTCTGCAGGTGCAAATTATGACCCCAGATATGACCACGTACCAGACAGTGGAGGAGGTGGATTTTATCCAGGAACAGGAGCACCAGGTGGTGTCTTCAAGCCCTCACCCGGTCACCCTATTGGCTACTTCCAATGGCACTCACATCGCTGTACAGGTATGCCACAATGAGAAGCCTATGGTTGTTCgttaggctgcgtttacacagttACCCCAATTCTAGTGTATTGGCAAATCTGATACCTAGGTCTATCTGATCTTTTCCCCAATGTGTAAATGGAAAAAAACAACAGAATCTGATCtttaggctgtgtttacacaggaaggccaattattggcaaaagagctTACCTgtttggtcaaaagaccaattagtggaaaaagatcagaattgggctgtctgTGTACGTGCATTTGTATGTGAATCTCAATCCTGATACAATTCTGATGCTTCAAATGTGACCTCAGTCTGGATgcatatatatatcacacacacacacatctttcacATTACCTGCTGTTACCATGACAACCACCCCAACATTTAAAGGAGCAGTGACAGGAAATTAGCGTTGCATCTTTGCTCAGTTTGAGAGGCTACGTGTGAATACGCAGATCGGATAGAGGTCACATGTAAAACTGAGTGTCAATCAGAATATAACCTGAATTGGGTTCTTCAGATggctgtgtaaacacagccttggTGAACATGTTACCTAGCTACTTGGTTTGGGTGATGGAAGGTAACACCACAGATGTTTCACATGATGTATAAACCTGAAGCATACGGTTGgcatttccactcactaccaaatatggtgacgatgggaagcccagtggccggagAAGATTGAGCGAGATGGATTTTGTCTGACATTCTGCAAATTTTCTCATCCATTAAGCATTTGATCTCAATGtgttctgttcccaaaactacaatCTGTTAGTGgactttttatttgatttttaattAGCCTTTACCCTTTGACAAAGtttctaaaaaaaaaattatgttgtTTAGTTTGAGTGCAAGGGTGAGTTGAGTAATTGCACTGCGTGGACTTCAGAATAGGTGTTACGTAATGGATATATACATGTACATGCTAGAACTCACCAATAGAATCTCTCTAGCTTGGCTCTGCCCCAAAGTAGTAgttatcttgggttagttatacaaACATTTGGTTCTCACATTACCTGATGTTgcagatatatatataatatatatatatgaatgagaGAGAATTCCATGTGGAAAAGGGGACAGCTCCTGCTCTATTCATTCAGTATCCGTCTTAAATTATGTGTTCTGTTTGACTGTTCCCCGTAGTTTTGCCGGATGAGAACACATTGAACTGATATTTCTGCCATTGATGATATTCACATGAGTTTCAGACCAAACAAAGAGTCATCAGCACTGATTTAAACCTGAGCTATTTGCCATTGGCTAATCCCTCCCCACCCAACCTCTGTGTTTGGCTGTTTAAACGCTCAGGTGAACTTGATGGGTAGGTGGGGTTGGATTGGGGTTTAGCAAGAGCTGTGTGCCAAGGGTTGTGGTGACCACTCTCCAGTTCTGGTATTGACCTAACTGTCTTAATGAAAGAAGGCCTATAGTCACATAATGTGTGGACTGTGGTTTCTATGCAATCGAGGTCCAGTGGACACCTGCCTCTAGCCCTGTGGCCCACTACTGCGTAGGCTGATCCCACAGAGTGGCTTGTTGCTTACCaggctgtgtctcaaatggcaccctgttccctatatagtgcacttcttttagcagggctctggtcaaaagtagtgcaacaTAAAGTGTGCCGTTTGGGACATGTATTTCCTGCCATTCCAGGAAACACCTAGAATTGACATGATTTACTACATTCTGAATCTTATCACAAGGTACAGAAGGAAGCCAGTCCCCCTGGCGAAGTGTGTGTTTCTTTCCACTTGTACCCTCCAGGCTCCACCCTGTATCTGTTTTGGGTCATTTGGTAATTAAATAAAATGTCAACGTTGATATGTAGTAAACTAAATTAATTGCAACAGTAAACTTTGTCAtagaaatgtttgtttttataTAAACACCTGTTATGTTCATAATAATAAACATTTGTTGTGAGAAATTAGACTGAAATCACGTAGCCAGTAAGTCAATAACAGTTAATCATTCAGAAGTTCAAAGCTCCCTAGGACTAATATCACTTCAGTGCTACAAGGTGTTAAACAAAGCAAGCCATTGTTCTGCCTGAGGGGGTTCTGTAACAGCCAAAGTGGGCAGATACATGTACTGGCTTGTTAACCCATTGATTGCTTCGATCTGCCCTCTT is part of the Oncorhynchus keta strain PuntledgeMale-10-30-2019 chromosome 26, Oket_V2, whole genome shotgun sequence genome and encodes:
- the znf143b gene encoding zinc finger protein 143 isoform X3, whose protein sequence is MLLAQINRDSQAMAEFQDADGQQVTLCLAEAVTVADGDHMDTVSLQAVTLADGSTAYIQHDHKVSFSDGQLMDGQVIQLEDGSTAYVQHMSMPKSGGDSLQLEDGQAVQLEDGTTAYIHAPKETYEQSSLQAVQLEDGSTAYIQHTVHMPQSNTILAIQADGTISDLQTDGGIDPETISVLEQYTTKVENLESGLFGREETDNGIHMQIVLQGQEGRTGRVSHVGEKSFHCDHEDCGKLFTTAHHLKVHERCHTGDKPYICDHIGCGKKFATGYGLKSHSRTHTGEKPYRCQEINCQKSFKTSGDLQKHTRTHTGEKPFKCPVEGCGRSFTTSNIRKVHIRTHTGERPYYCAEPSCGRSFASATNYKNHMRIHTGEKPYVCTLPGCDKRFTEYSSLYKHHVVHTHCKPYNCNYCGKTYKQISTLAMHKRTAHNDTEPIEEEHQAYFEQPTDAIDDPEVTYTSVVEVDDSLLGQVSVGTPEVLGQQHQVSLVTQDGTTQQRK
- the znf143b gene encoding zinc finger protein 143 isoform X2: MLLAQINRDSQAMAEFQDADGQQVTLCLAEAVTVADGDHMDTVSLQAVTLADGSTAYIQHDHKVSFSDGQLMDGQVIQLEDGSTAYVQHMSMPKSGDSLQLEDGQAVQLEDGTTAYIHAPKETYEQSSLQAVQLEDGSTAYIQHTVHMPQSNTILAIQADGTISDLQTDGGIDPETISVLEQYTTKVENLESGLFGREETDNGIHMQIVLQGQEGRTGRVSHVGEKSFHCDHEDCGKLFTTAHHLKVHERCHTGDKPYICDHIGCGKKFATGYGLKSHSRTHTGEKPYRCQEINCQKSFKTSGDLQKHTRTHTGEKPFKCPVEGCGRSFTTSNIRKVHIRTHTGERPYYCAEPSCGRSFASATNYKNHMRIHTGEKPYVCTLPGCDKRFTEYSSLYKHHVVHTHCKPYNCNYCGKTYKQISTLAMHKRTAHNDTEPIEEEHQAYFEQPTDAIDDPEVTYTSVVEVDDSLLGQVSVGTPEVLGQQHQVSLVTQDGTTQQVSISEADLQAMGGTITMVTQEGTTITIPAHELMSQGHSVTMVTEDGTEGQVQIMTPDMTTYQTVEEVDFIQEQEHQVVSSSPHPVTLLATSNGTHIAVQLSDQPSLEEAIRIASRIQQGETTGLDD
- the znf143b gene encoding zinc finger protein 143 isoform X1, encoding MLLAQINRDSQAMAEFQDADGQQVTLCLAEAVTVADGDHMDTVSLQAVTLADGSTAYIQHDHKVSFSDGQLMDGQVIQLEDGSTAYVQHMSMPKSGGDSLQLEDGQAVQLEDGTTAYIHAPKETYEQSSLQAVQLEDGSTAYIQHTVHMPQSNTILAIQADGTISDLQTDGGIDPETISVLEQYTTKVENLESGLFGREETDNGIHMQIVLQGQEGRTGRVSHVGEKSFHCDHEDCGKLFTTAHHLKVHERCHTGDKPYICDHIGCGKKFATGYGLKSHSRTHTGEKPYRCQEINCQKSFKTSGDLQKHTRTHTGEKPFKCPVEGCGRSFTTSNIRKVHIRTHTGERPYYCAEPSCGRSFASATNYKNHMRIHTGEKPYVCTLPGCDKRFTEYSSLYKHHVVHTHCKPYNCNYCGKTYKQISTLAMHKRTAHNDTEPIEEEHQAYFEQPTDAIDDPEVTYTSVVEVDDSLLGQVSVGTPEVLGQQHQVSLVTQDGTTQQVSISEADLQAMGGTITMVTQEGTTITIPAHELMSQGHSVTMVTEDGTEGQVQIMTPDMTTYQTVEEVDFIQEQEHQVVSSSPHPVTLLATSNGTHIAVQLSDQPSLEEAIRIASRIQQGETTGLDD